From the Daucus carota subsp. sativus chromosome 8, DH1 v3.0, whole genome shotgun sequence genome, one window contains:
- the LOC108197717 gene encoding uncharacterized protein LOC108197717, with amino-acid sequence MEGVGARLGRSSTRYGGPATVFTGPVRKWKKKWVHIAPSNAASSNPRHSHSFTNANANGVTHLKLFKWTPLLNANAPDPDQTDDDEPPRRKFKYVPIALLEEQKDEASEQVEDEAAEQVEDEAKPSETNIVATDLNSKADDVDEKPDINNVPMEENETPENPLGRQDLNESTVDLGINLNSRDGENDSDSMNDQIKDGEPETLDSVKA; translated from the exons ATGGAAGGCGTGGGGGCTCGACTCGGCCGATCCTCGACTCGGTACGGCGGTCCAGCCACTGTTTTCACCGGTCCAGTTCGAAAGTGGAAGAAAAAGTGGGTCCACATTGCCCCTTCTAACGCCGCTTCTTCTAATCCACGTCATTCTCATTCTTTCACTAACGCTAATGCTAACGGCGTTACTCACCTTAAGCTCTTCAAATGGACTCCCTTGCTCAATGCTAATGCCCCTGATCCCGATCAGACGGATGATGACGAGCCGCCCCGCCGTAAATTCAAATATGTCCCG ATTGCATTACTGGAAGAGCAAAAAGATGAAGCCAGTGAGCAGGTTGAGGATGAAGCTGCAGAACAGGTTGAGGATGAAGCCAAACCTAGTGAGACGAATATCGTGGCAACAGATTTGAACTCTAAAGCTGATGATGTTGATGAAAAGCCCGACATTAACAATGTGCCAATGGAAGAGAATGAG ACTCCAGAGAATCCACTAGGGCGACAAGATTTGAATGAGAGCACTGTGGATTTAGGTATAAATCTGAACTCCCGTGATGGTGAAAATGATTCGGATTCAATGAATGATCAGATCAAAGATGGTGAGCCTGAAACATTAGATTCTGTGAAGGCTTAG